ATTCGCCGCCATGCCTACGCACCGATCGCAATTCGCCTGCAGCGTATCCAATAAATCCCGGCCAACAGCCATATCGGCTTTAACAGCCCGTTCAGCCTTTTGTCCTAAAAAGAATATATCTCTTACGATTGGTTTAATCATAGTCAAGTTCCTCTAATTCTTTTAATTTTTTATTATCATGGGCCGCTGATTACAAATTTTACAGCTTGCGGCTCAGCATTTCGTACCTCTGTCAAAGCTTTATAAAAGGCCAGATAAAAATCTGTAATAATCCCAATATGTTGGATCAAAAACTCACATTGAATATCATAACTGCTTTTATATAATTTATCAAATAAAATGCCCCTATTATCCGATATGTCATATAATTCAATTACCCGCAATTGGTTCAGAATAGTATCTTCGTACGTATTTTTCAGGATGACATATCAGATTTTTATATACTTCATACACATTTCTCAAGAAATCATCTATAACGGCAACTGGATAGATATTCTCTCCCCAATGTTCAAACTCACCCTGGCGGCTTGCTGTATCATATGCTTCATTTTCATTTTTCACATTGAATGTACCAAATATCCATTCAAGTAAAGCCCCAGAACGATCTTCTTCGACGCTAATTGCGCAATTTGGTTTTCTGTACCAATACTCCCACGGCCTACGGTATTGACCTTCTATGTTTTCATCAATACAAATTCCATATTGTGTGTTCCCACCGCCCATCGTTCCTTGCTTTATAAACAAGCGCGTAAATTTATCCTGTATGTTGTAAATATTTTCATTATATACATAACGTAAGAATTCATGTCCCATGAAGGCTTCACCCCTTACTGATATATATTATTTATATCATATACATTGATAAACAAGTGCTTATGCTTTATTTATAATTCAATAAACTTCTTCATATGATTAATATACCATTAGTTATATTTTAGTCAATCACGATTTACTAAACCATAAACTACTTAACATTTCACAGCGCACAAAGAAAACAGCCCCCATACTATAGGGGCTGCGTTCTTTTACTGATATATTCTATTCTCTAAACAGCCAGTCCTGGAATTCTTCTTCGGTGATAATATGAGTTCCTAACTGACGGGCTTTTTCGTATTTGCTGCCGGGATCGGCGCCGATGACGACGAGGGTCGTCTTTTTCGTAACCGACGAGGTACATTTGCCGCCGCGGGATTCTACGGCTTGTTCCGCTTCCTTCCGGGTCATGGTCTGGAGCTTACCGGTCAGGACGACGATTTCTCCGTCGAAGGATGTGTTGATGAGCTGGCGTTTTTCCGCGGTCATGTCAACGCCGTACGACGCAAGCTTGCCTACGAGGCTGCGGTTCTTTTCATCACCAAAATAAGCGACGACGCTTTCGGCAATGCGCGGGCCGATTTCATCGATAGCCGTCAAGTCGTCTGCCGACGCGGCCATGAGAGCCTCGACGGAACCGAAGCATTCGGCCAGAATACGGCCGGCTTTGGCGCCGACGAAGCGGATGCCCAGAGCGAAGAGGACGCGGGCCAAGCCGACGGATTTGCTGGCTTCAATGGCTTTAAGCAGGTTGTCTGCAGATTTTTCACCGAAGCCTTCGAGCTCGACGAGGTCTTCTTTTTTCAGCGTGTAGATGTCGGACACGTCGTGAATCAAGTGGTTCTGCAGCAGCTGCTGCACGATGGCGTCGCCCAAGCCGTCGATGTTCATGGCGTTGCGCGACACGAAGTGAGCGATTTTCTCACCGACGACAGCCGGGCAATCGGGATTGATGCAGCGCGTCGCCGCTTCCCCCTCCTTGCGCACGACGGGACCGCCGCAGCTCGGACAGGTGCTGGGCATGACGAATTCCCGTTCGGAGCCGTCCCGTTCCGATACGACGGCCCGTACGACTTCGGGAATGATTTCGCCGGCCTTCTGGATAATGACCGTATCGCCGATGCGGATGTCCTTTTCCTTGATATAGTCCTCGTTATGCAGCGTCGCCCTCTTGACCGTCGTGCCGGCTAAATGAACGGGCTGGAGATCTGCCGCCGGCGTCAGGACGCCTGTACGGCCGAGGGAAACGGAAATTCCCAGCACCTTGGTCTTCGCCTGTTCCGGCGGGAATTTATAGGCGATGGCCCAGCGGGGAATCTTGACGGTATTTCCCAGCCGCTCCTGCTGGGAAAAGGAGTTTACCTTGACGACCATGCCGTCCGTCGCGTAAGGCAAGGTATCGCGCTTTTCATCCCAGCTGTGAATATAGGCGATGACTTCTTCCATGGTTTTGCATTTGCAGTATTCCGGATTGACCTGGAAGCGGAAGGCCTTTAGGTCTGCAAGCAGCTCTTCCTGGCTGTGGATTTCCACGCCGACGTTGCCGCCCAGGGCATAGGCGAAGAACGCCAGCTTGCGCTGAGCCGTAATGCGCGGATCGAGCTGGCGCAGCGAGCCGGCCGCGGCGTTGCGGGGATTGGCAAAGGGCTCCAGCTCGTCGTCGCGGCGCTGGGCATTGAGCTGAGCGAAGGACTCGATGGGCATGTACACTTCGCCGCGGATTTCAATATGAGGCGAATCGTTGTCGATGCGCAGCGGAATCGTCCGGATGGTACGGACGTTGTTCGTAATGTCTTCGCCGACCCGTCCGTCGCCGCGGGTGACGCCGCGGACAAACTGGCCGTACTCGTAAATGAGGTTGACTGCCAGCCCGTCGATTTTCAGCTCGACGACGTATTCCAGCGCTTCGCCGCCTAAATCATTGCGGACGCGCTGGTCGAATTCCATGAGCTCGGCGTCGTTGAACACGTCGCCTAAGCTGAGCATGGGCTGGTCATGCGTGTATTTTTCAAAGCCGCCGGAAATCTTCGATCCGACGCGCTGTGT
This region of Megasphaera stantonii genomic DNA includes:
- the ligA gene encoding NAD-dependent DNA ligase LigA; this encodes MDDVKQKARLLELRHIIDELSYQYYTLDKPTVTDYEYDMMYRELETIEKAHPEWVTPDSPTQRVGSKISGGFEKYTHDQPMLSLGDVFNDAELMEFDQRVRNDLGGEALEYVVELKIDGLAVNLIYEYGQFVRGVTRGDGRVGEDITNNVRTIRTIPLRIDNDSPHIEIRGEVYMPIESFAQLNAQRRDDELEPFANPRNAAAGSLRQLDPRITAQRKLAFFAYALGGNVGVEIHSQEELLADLKAFRFQVNPEYCKCKTMEEVIAYIHSWDEKRDTLPYATDGMVVKVNSFSQQERLGNTVKIPRWAIAYKFPPEQAKTKVLGISVSLGRTGVLTPAADLQPVHLAGTTVKRATLHNEDYIKEKDIRIGDTVIIQKAGEIIPEVVRAVVSERDGSEREFVMPSTCPSCGGPVVRKEGEAATRCINPDCPAVVGEKIAHFVSRNAMNIDGLGDAIVQQLLQNHLIHDVSDIYTLKKEDLVELEGFGEKSADNLLKAIEASKSVGLARVLFALGIRFVGAKAGRILAECFGSVEALMAASADDLTAIDEIGPRIAESVVAYFGDEKNRSLVGKLASYGVDMTAEKRQLINTSFDGEIVVLTGKLQTMTRKEAEQAVESRGGKCTSSVTKKTTLVVIGADPGSKYEKARQLGTHIITEEEFQDWLFRE